In Kaistella faecalis, a genomic segment contains:
- a CDS encoding RidA family protein, which translates to MKKIISTSEAPAAIGPYSQANFANGILYISGQIPLNPQTGKLEEGIEKETHQVMKNLEAILTEAGLTFKNVVKATIFLKNMDDFAVMNDIYASYLDAESYPARETVQVSCLPKNVDIEISMIAHQF; encoded by the coding sequence ATGAAAAAAATAATTTCTACTTCTGAAGCTCCAGCCGCAATTGGCCCTTATTCGCAGGCTAATTTTGCCAACGGAATTTTATACATTTCCGGGCAGATTCCACTGAATCCCCAAACAGGTAAACTTGAAGAAGGCATTGAAAAAGAGACTCATCAAGTGATGAAAAATCTTGAGGCGATCTTAACAGAAGCAGGTTTGACTTTTAAAAATGTGGTAAAAGCTACTATTTTCCTTAAAAACATGGATGATTTTGCGGTAATGAATGATATTTATGCCTCGTACCTGGATGCTGAAAGTTATCCGGCAAGAGAAACTGTACAGGTTTCGTGTCTTCCAAAAAATGTTGATATTGAAATTTCAATGATTGCACATCAGTTTTAA